The nucleotide window TCTGTGCTTACCAGCAGTAGCTGTAATGATAATCAGCCTCAGAATATTGCTGTGTCaggacagaactgaaaatacGATGATTCAGCAAATCATGAAAAAGTTCACTGCTCTGTCAAGAGAATGTCACAAGATTTCACTGTTACATACTTTCCCATCTACTTCAATTataatgtacattttaaaaataatctagtttatattaattaatactaattaaatataaacactTTACCAAATCAGAGCTATTGCTAGATAAatttattacataaaataaagtgTAGGCAGTTTGTAGGTACTGAAATCTCTAAATCTTGTTAACAGTATGCACTGAGCATGTATGGTGAATGTGTAACAGGAAACTCTGTACCACAGCATGCCAGAAGATGAAGCATCTTATCTGCACAGTCCCTTCTCAGGACACTtccccagctggctccaaaggcaGAGTTGCTCATGGAACTGCCACCTAGGCTGGCCATGACAAGGTGCATGTGGAAAGATAATTGGGAAGTCCCAACATGCTAGTCTTGTGATTTCACCACTGAATTAGACAGTGAGAATCTGCTCTACAATTGTGCACTTCaagctttatcttttaaaactaATCTGAATGAGgtaggcttttgtttttatattaccCCATCAGCTGAAAAGAGTTTGATTCTATCATGCTGTCCTAACTTGGAAAACCTTACCTCTGCAGTCATTTACACAGAATAAGCAGATTCACTCTGCACAGACATCAACTGACATGATAGTTCAATCTCATTTCTCAACTTTTTTTGCTGGAAACAGTCTCTTTGTACTGTTGAAGAAAATTCCCCTGGAATATACTACTCAATTTTATTCAAATGTACTGTTACTTTTCAAGCATTTCCAGATAAACAtaccttcattttaaaaacagcaacataGTAACACAGAACACACAAAAGAGGAAGCCGGTGCGTAAAGGACATATGCCTTCAGTTATAAACCGAAATGATAAagttatgggaaaaaaaaatccaacttgCAATGCTCTCTTCTTTACTCCACACCAATACATGTATAACTAATTAAAAGggaaatttattatttctgtagcttCATTTCTTCTACTCTGTTAccacagaattttgttttacttctgttattAACAAAAATGCTTAAGAATAGCAGTATTTATTATACAAATACTGTTGCTTAGTGCGTTTTCTAATACATTTACATTAATTAGGAGGAATTTATGCTTGCACAGAAAATTCAATATATCTTTCCCTGTTGCATTTTGTGTCTCTTAATATCTCttagttttcctcctcctttttcttcatttccaggaAGTTTCTTGATCTTTGATTTAAAGTCAAAATCTTAAAAGTTTTGGCTCTCCTCAtcaaatcatcatcatcatctagAAGAAACTGAGAACCATAGCTTGCTTTagttttttgaaaacattttggggAAGGAATGGAATAAcaatcattaaatatttgtagtcatcaatataaaaataagctttgtttctgcttcatttctctcAGTCATTCTTCACGAATCTTCACCCATCACCACCACAACTAATACTTCATActtgtggtgtaaatgcctgaagtaactaggaaaatagaactaacattcacattttaaggaaaaggtacagctttgaagaggctttcagggtagggcataactgcattatctgagcgttccctaggctcccaaccttagatgctatcgcgctggggaaacttggtgtgctggctctaaggaacaccacggagcgtggagtggagtggagtggagacaccacggctaggctctgtgatcaggtgggacctcgattgttcttgtgcacaaagcagcactttttgccaccctaagccaaagacctgtcatgttttgacaaatgctgtaccctagtgttctttttgctcattataatatcattataataccaaaacacacctccatcccaaaagctacccgcctccaaggtgcgaccacccctcactgagcatgcgctctgaatttctcggagcctattactttaaacggagacgggaaaactttacaccaatcataactaagatatgcttgactagagccactcaagctccacctaaaagatagaaaataatataaattggcccaagagagaggggatgttagggaagataccatcgtcaggggagataccatcccgaggacatacagcatccttaggacctcctgactcctgggatcagtcgacgggctgagcctctcttccccccccattgggacgcctttgggtgagatctgaatatttgcttataaatctctatatagagtctttgatcctttcaacgcgtttatttctaggctgtgcacccataacacctgtaacacctgtaacatctataccatctataacatctataacatctgtaacacctataacacctataacatctgtaacacctataacacccGTGTGTTTCATACATActaacttgcttttgcagacagtcactatcgccggcaattcaaaagaacctgattatctgttgctgtaataaaccatacttgattgcattgtgatagctctcattaatgcgactagggtgagggtggttatccgtgatagttcagtgttctgaatctaaccagacccccagacggttaatgcattgttggtgaatgtctgaacggacccccaggtggttaatacgtttttggtgaatgtctgagtggacccccaggcggttattacgtttttggtgaatgtccgaacggacccccagttttggtgaatgtccgactggttcagtactctgaattcaaacgggcccgtgacggttaatcagctacacccctttaacgcgacagtaAAATTGGCGTAGTCGGCAGGATTGCTATGGATAaactactgcaaaaatataaatgtgccccttcccaggcagggaagtagttttcccaaaagttttggaaagatgaggagaaagtgGTAGAGCACATTGAGCAGTGTCAGGCTTCACGAAAGATTGGTCAAAGAAAGGGTAAAGGTGCaatttgtgctgtgttaggagcttgtttgtcttgtgctcggcaaaaagctaaggaaactcctgctcccaaactgatctctgatgcggaacatacagctttgaaatcagagattGATGTGTTGAAGTCATCATTGGCCTTTGAAAGGGAGACGGGAAAAACATTAGGAATCAGAGTGGATAAacttttggatgaaaataataaactttcCATTGAGAATGACAAACTTGTGactgaaaatgataaacttgtgagtgaaaatgataaacttgtgagtgaaaatgataaacttgtGCATGAGAATAATCATCTTAAACAATTGCTGGAGAGGGTTAGTCATCTGTTAAATAAAGTACAGCCTTGTGCTCCGGTCAAGCAGATTCGTGGAGTGCTGCATAATGCAGAACCTGAAAGCTGGGACAGTGATTTCTGGTCTGACAGTGATGATGGTGTTGAAGAGATTTCTGATTCTGAACCCCAATCCATTTCCTTGAGACCTTTGGTTAAGACTGAGACTGCTGTTGATGATAATGATGAAATCCGCACTACTGTGCGAACGATTCCGTTGCCACCAGCAGAGTTGgttaaaatacagaagttctCAAGGCGATCAGGGGAATCAGAAGTTGAGTACGTGTGTCGAGTTTCTCTTAAAGGAGGAGATCAAATGATGTTGAGTGAGGAAGAGGTAGGAGGCTTTTGGAGACCTGGAGTATTTTTAACCACCACACCAGGAGCTGACCTGGCtgtagcagtacagaaagcagcctgcattcaggcgatatatgaaagagatgaatttagGAAATCCCCGATGTTAGCTCCTATTGATCCAATTCGGTTAACTCCTCTCATCCGTGGACTCCCTGATTGTCTTAAGATGTTTGTAGCAAACACCCAAGATCATATACTAGCTGCTTGTAGGGATGATGATAGTGGTTGTAGGCAAAATCCTAACTCCCCTATTCCCACCTGGAGTGAATTGGTACGAGACATAGATAAGTACGGACACCGAATGGGCTGGATTAATTcatccagtattaaatcccaAGACCACTCTCGGCGAGTCCACCAAATCCACACTAAAAATCCCAGATATCCCAAATTCAAAGAGAGGTTGAAACCTAATAGGGAACGAGGTGAGTTGTGGTGTCGGCAAAAAAACTCTTATCCCCGGGGAGGGCAATGAGCCACCCTGCTTGGCAGGTATTAACAATTCAATGGCTCTCTAATGAACACTCTGACCCTATCATCATCATTCCTGTTGAACCCCCCAAAATATTGGTAAACTTTCTTATTGATACCAGGACCCAAATGTCAGTAATTACACATGAGACAGCACAAACCCTGAGCATAACACCTGGTCAACACAGGGTTAAATTCACGGGAATCaatggtgtggaaaaacaatgccccactgcaaaaatttcactctggttgccagaggaacaaaaattaaccagggtagaagtattagttggtgctgcatacactaatattttaggatttgacaTACCGCATGGTTGTATGTGGAAACTCCCTGATGGAACTGTGTGGAGTTTCGCAACACATTAAAGGGATTCAGGCACCATGAGACTGAGCCTGTTACAAACATCCGTACCCCTATCCCCTGCTAAAATCATTAATGATCAGCAATATctgttgtcagcagcagcacttatggGGATTGACGGGGTGGtaacagaattggaaaaaagagGCATTATTAAAAGGACCAATTCACCTTACAATTCACCAGTGTGGACGGTAAAGAAACCAACCAGGCAATGGCATTTTACAGTGGATTACAGACAGCTGAACGCTAACACTACACCTTTGACTGCCGCAGTTCCAAACATGGCAGAGATAGTGAAAACCTTCTGTGTTTCTAACAGTAGCAATAGTGCTAACTACTCccaaatatttctatgcatgggaaatcaaagattgctatttcaccctctttctaaCCCTGCCGGTTGAATACAaccgagcatattttattttcttttgtgttcacaggaaccctGAGCGAACTGTATATGGACAGCTGGAAGATGACGaatcaacagtttggattaatgatgctatgctttaccctgaccttgatgcaattacagaccttaaaggaaacttagctactgtggctgtgcatggagctgaggtgTTTCACCGTGGCATTTAACCATGTATTGTCACAGTACAGCACAGTCACtggaacatctcaaaacagaaaggacctaaatctctctactttagttctacatggaaacaaaatattttcaaaagatgaatggagttggaaTGATTCTCTAAGAATGGCTGAACTTTAAGCCATGTCTGGACAAACAATACAAATTGGTTgccaaataactaaaataactgaaccaaattttgattgcaggtacaattttactttcaccaaacTTATAATTGTGTGCTGTCTTTGGggttacagaggcacagaaatattatttgaCAAAGGATAAGAAGCCTCTGCCTCcgcagatatttgaaaatgaaccAACTCAGCCCCCCATTGGTCTAACTCCCTCCATCTTCAAAACAGgtccttacataattaaaaatgtgggacaacaacaaattctctttaaCCCTAGTTGGTCCCTAAAAAGGGTAGAGCTAGCGCTGCACATTAATATCTCTGAAATTAACTCGAAATGTACCACCTTTCTGAGAACTGCCTACACCGGCTGGTTAGCATGGTTACATGGACGTTCTCTAAAACAATCTCAGCGCGTGCCACGGGATGCAACTGGGTTATTAGGGACAGgattaggtatattaaatagcattgatgCTGAGGTTTTAATGAGTAGAGtaactgctactacagatgacctaaggaaattggaacaaccaataaaatcatccttattgGCTTTAGGAGCAAATCAATGGCTTCTATCAGATATTTTACCCCATTGGGaacaaattgaggaaaatgatcatcaattaattgtaaatgcccttggaaaagcccaaggcaatacctcccttgccttgagctgTATCCAAGCGCAGTTATGGAtacaatctgtagcagcagctattattagagaaggagaaggaggaactttgcccactgaaattcgaaaattgatttgggataatgcttcagaatttgaaaaagaatttcaagcttggtggcaattagtcaactttacccattatgcagaaaatgataaaattgttgcctttatacttactataagtaatgccaccgtatacaatgtatatccaatcattgcattaggactcaatcataatggaactatactttatcctaaagagcataaagtatgggcccatcaaaagggaggaaagtggcaaacaattgatgtaaatgcatgcattgtgcgtgaacaaaaaggtttcatctgtgaaagtaacACACTGGAAtctcaagacatttgtcttgacactgagcaaaatatttgccacttcgagatacatcctaatgaaacccttgaaactgtacttatatatattgggaaaggttgtgtttgtATGAGAACTCATTGTGATTCTATAGTCGTAGATGATACAGTGGTAGATACCAGTAATCActctaatgtttgtgtttgcaattttaccaaaattctaggatgtgattttaaatactcagctcctgtcacttcttatcaacttattgcatctaattatattctgcttcatgaactgctgcctactcctattggaatgaacctcaccttggtgaagaaattgctggtacatgaggacctgaagcagctgatgacACAAGTccgagaaaatggacaaaagactcTGATTACTGTCCATCATGATGCACAAGAAATACATCGAGTGATGGAAAGAGTGAAGAGAGATGAGAGACACCGATGGTGGGACACTTTGTTTGGATGGTCGCCAGCTGCCAAGGGAatcttcaacaagatgcttcaccctGTTATTGTTCTGCTAATACTCACTGTATTGTGTTTTATACTGACAATTAGTTTGTATGTTAAACTCTGGTTTATGATGAAACGTTTAGCATCCCTACACAATGTACATACACTCGATAAACCTCAATCCGAGAATGTATGTGATATCCCCGACATATTTCAACTGTCGTGAAGCTTGAGTGACTATAGTCACGGGGTGGattatgtggtgtaaatgcctgaagtaactaggaaaatagaactaacattcacattttaaggaaaaggtacagctttgaagaggctttcagggtagggcataactgcattatctgagcgttccctaggctcccaaccttagatgctatcgcgctggggaaacttggtgtgctggctctaaggaacaccacggagcgtggagtggagtggagacaccacggctaggctctgtgatcaggtgggacctcgattgttcttgtgcacaaagcagcactttt belongs to Anas acuta unplaced genomic scaffold, bAnaAcu1.1 SCAFFOLD_123, whole genome shotgun sequence and includes:
- the LOC137849261 gene encoding uncharacterized protein, with protein sequence MSDWFSTLNSNGPVTVNQLHPFNATSSLAFERETGKTLGIRVDKLLDENNKLSIENDKLVTENDKLVSENDKLVSENDKLVHENNHLKQLLERVSHLLNKVQPCAPVKQIRGVLHNAEPESWDSDFWSDSDDGVEEISDSEPQSISLRPLVKTETAVDDNDEIRTTVRTIPLPPAELVKIQKFSRRSGESEVEYVCRVSLKGGDQMMLSEEEVGGFWRPGVFLTTTPGADLAVAVQKAACIQAIYERDEFRKSPMLAPIDPIRLTPLIRGLPDCLKMFVANTQDHILAACRDDDSGCRQNPNSPIPTWSELVRDIDKYGHRMGWINSSSIKSQDHSRRVHQIHTKNPRYPKFKERLKPNREREAQKYYLTKDKKPLPPQIFENEPTQPPIGLTPSIFKTGPYIIKNVGQQQILFNPSWSLKRVELALHINISEINSKCTTFLRTAYTGWLAWLHGRSLKQSQRVPRDATGLLGTGLGILNSIDAEVLMSRVTATTDDLRKLEQPIKSSLLALGANQWLLSDILPHWEQIEENDHQLIVNALGKAQGNTSLALSCIQAQLWIQSVAAAIIREGEGGTLPTEIRKLIWDNASEFEKEFQAWWQLVNFTHYAENDKIVAFILTISNATVYNVYPIIALGLNHNGTILYPKEHKVWAHQKGGKWQTIDVNACIVREQKGFICESNTLESQDICLDTEQNICHFEIHPNETLETVLIYIGKGCVCMRTHCDSIVVDDTVVDTSNHSNVCVCNFTKILGCDFKYSAPVTSYQLIASNYILLHELLPTPIGMNLTLVKKLLVHEDLKQLMTQVRENGQKTLITVHHDAQEIHRVMERVKRDERHRWWDTLFGWSPAAKGIFNKMLHPVIVLLILTVLCFILTISLYVKLWFMMKRLASLHNVHTLDKPQSENVCDIPDIFQLS